The stretch of DNA CTCTGAAATTTGATAAATACCCCATGGAATGAGCTTTGGCTTTTGCTCAACAATCAAGATTGCGCTTGAATGGAAAGATTTGGTTTGATCAGAGCTGTCTCGAAGTTCTCAGAAAGACGAGGCTGAATAATTATTAGACACGAGGGGAGGACTATTCAAAACGCATAGGACCTTTATACTATAAGATATAGAAACATGATGCGTGTGTGGTGTGTGTCTCTATATATATAGAGTGAgaatcttttcttttctttttttttttagtgagtctcatatgagacccgTCTAACAGATCCTAATATGTTAGACAGgtcaaccatactcatattcacaataaaaagtaatattttttcatggatgacccaaataaaatatatgtctcacaaatacgacccatgagaccgtctcacacaagtttttactttTCTTTTTTTGGGTCTTTTTTGAGTTGGGGGAGTTGTTAATATTGTGTTTTAAACCCTAGATCTCATTCCAAATTTGAgattttgttgttgttataATCCATTAATGAGAATGGTATATTTGTGTGTATAATTGCAACATAACACCTAAAATTCCATAGTAATTAATGGCTTAAACCTTAATGTCTTCGCTGATTAAGCTTGGATAAATAAATACACGGCACTTCATTAACATAAATATCCATACATAAGGCAGAAAACTTGAAAAGTAAATTGCTTATCATTTCAATTTGGACTCACTAAGTTGGTCCATAATCAACACACCAGATTATCAGAAGTCATCATCCACCGACAATGGAACATGGGATTTACAAATGAAGAAGTTCTCGTATATGTAACCGGCGAGCCCACCTCCAATCAGCGGCCCAACCCAATAAACCCAGTGATCTGTCCAATCTCCGCTAATCAAGGCCGGCCCGAAAGATCTAGCAGGGTTCATAGAGGCCCCAGAGAACGGTCCGCCGGCCATAATGTTTGCCCCAACGACAAGACCAGTTAGAAATGAACCCAGCCCATCAAGGCTCCCCTTCTTGGGGTCCACCAAGGTAGCATACACGGTGAATAGCAGggaaaatgtcaaaataatcTCCATTATTACACCTTGCAAGAACCCCACTCCACTTGCTAGCGAATGAATTGGTGTCGTCTGCAAGTTCGTCaaagtttattttatattatcttGAAAAATATACATATTACATATGGGGTAGTTTAGTTTTTATTTCTATTATCTGAGTTCTAGACATCTTCCCTGTTCACAAGTGGGGTGGTCAAATTAGATTTGATTATTGAATTATTTTGTCATTTATTAAAGTTTTGTCACAAAAAAATATGGGGACGATTTAGATTTGATTGATTAAGACCGATTCAGATTAAAGAAGTGTTGCGCATGCGTGGAAGATGTAATATGGCCACTAAATAAGTCAGCATATTACCTGTTCATGTACAAACAAACCCCCGCAAGAATGTATTATTGAAAGCATCGTGTTGCCCTACTAAACCACTTTTTAAAGCTCAAACTATTCTTTTTCATGATTATTTCGATTACGTGTTATAATTGAATCTCGAACTGATACGATGGGGACGTGATTTTTAACGTTATATGTTGATAATTTTTGTTATCAACGCATATACCATGAACAAGGAGAtggaaagtaaaaattaaagataCCGATTATTTAAACTTACCAGTCCTCCAGTGAGATAATTGAGCAAAGCACAAGCTGCCACAGACGCTAATAACTGATCGATCCAGTAGAAGATCGATCTAATTATGGTGATGTGGCCGCCGGCGCAAAGCCCGATGGTGACGGCTGGGTTGAGATGTCCGCCGGAGATGCGGAGACCGGCGGAGATCATCACCCCCACCACCAGAGCATGTGCCATTGCCACAAAGAACAGCCCAACCAGCGGATCTCCATTCAGCTTAGCTGGTAAACAGTTAAAGTTGAAAAATAGCAGTCCATGAGTATTAgttatactattattttatcaatattATATGAAACCTGAAAACCAAGGGAACtcgaaattaaataataattgacAAAAAATTTAAACCAGTTTTCCAATGCTAAAAGTAATGCAAGCTAGTTGCTTCGATGTGgagattaaattttaaaatgactATATTAATGGACTCAAAAGATAATTCATATAAGTTATatgttctgatttgattttATCTCCagattataatatataaaatatgaagaaataaaagattttgACGATGAGTAATTACCGACGGCCATGGAGGAGCCGACACCGACGAAAACGAAGAGGAAAGTGCAAATGAACTCAACGATGAGGGCTTGGAGGCAGTCTGCTTTGAAGATCTCCCCGCCACTGCCTAAAGCTATCTTCCGGGCCATTTTCGCAAATGTTGTAATATtaagaaatttaatttaaatgttttagtACACTAAATTTCTTGGTTTTCCCGAGTATTTGATGctggtatttataggacaaAATAAGCTAGGAATCTTTTATATGGGAGAAGGTGGTGTCTACTGAAATATAAATGAATAAGCATCCATCCGTCAACTTGGAGAGATTCATGTCATGGGGCCATCATTTGTTTCTAGACTATATCTCTTATGaaatggtctcacgaatctttatatatatgtaagacgtttcaaccctatcgatattcagaataaaaagtaataatttttcatggataacccaaataaaatatctgtctcacaaaatatgatatgtgagaccgtcacacacaaatttttgccttatttCGAAAGTGTGCAGTCCAGTAttacatctcatttcaattttgaaattttaatacaCTATAAATCGTCGATATTTCTAACTAAGGTGTTTCTCAGATGCTATAAAAATTCATTGATCTTTTGTAATATTTATATGGATTGTAATAATATACAAGTAACCATAAATCATTTTCGTCAAACATATGTAATAAAATGTCACCAAAATCGTATCATCATTGCTCACTGGAAAATTAGgtgctatatatattatatattataggAAGAAAGGGCACATAAAAGTCCAATATAGCACAAGTAACTTTCAAGAAATGTATGTTCAcaaaaaactaaaatcaaatcaaGAGATGTATGTATTTTAATATATAGACATACATATGTAAATGCATAGACACGCATCATTGAGTAAATTATTCTCGACTGTTTTCTGATTTCATCAAAGGAGAATTGAAGAAAGTCAGAGAGATACTTTCATATTTTGAATACCcaattaatatttttctttcttcacaaaaaaacacacacacgaaAAAACACAGACATTTGTAATAGAGTTGTCAAAACCGACCACGGGAACGGGTCAACCCGCAACCCGTCATTTGGGTGGGTTGAAAAAGACGGACAATACACCAATTGGGTAGGTTAGCCCGTAACCCACCACAACTCGTCATTTGGTGGAGTAAAACGGGTTAGGAAATTGGCAACCCAGCTCAACCCACCTGTGTGGCGGGACTGAGAAACACTGGCTCATTTTGAAAATTCTGATTAGTAGTCCATGCTGTGCTTGAAAAAATAGAAACCGTGGTGGATTTAATGATGGCGAATCATTGAAATGGCCCAGCATTTTCAATGGTGTACAAAAATTAGAGAAGA from Primulina eburnea isolate SZY01 chromosome 6, ASM2296580v1, whole genome shotgun sequence encodes:
- the LOC140834404 gene encoding aquaporin TIP4-1; protein product: MARKIALGSGGEIFKADCLQALIVEFICTFLFVFVGVGSSMAVAKLNGDPLVGLFFVAMAHALVVGVMISAGLRISGGHLNPAVTIGLCAGGHITIIRSIFYWIDQLLASVAACALLNYLTGGLTTPIHSLASGVGFLQGVIMEIILTFSLLFTVYATLVDPKKGSLDGLGSFLTGLVVGANIMAGGPFSGASMNPARSFGPALISGDWTDHWVYWVGPLIGGGLAGYIYENFFICKSHVPLSVDDDF